The following proteins come from a genomic window of Mycolicibacterium rufum:
- a CDS encoding LysR substrate-binding domain-containing protein: MFSLARLQCFVAVAEELHFGRAAERLHMTQPPLSRQVQQLESELGVQLIDRTTRTVTLTPAGTAFLPDARRILQLAEGAAQTVKRIPAGDLGTVVVGFTAASAHAVLPRLLERARDRLPDVKLDLREMVTAAQIDGLMTGELDLGMARPPLKRPGLVSRPLLHEQLIAALPTGHPLADLPRQLTLTDLDGQDVIMYSPVQARYFNELLISTFTIAGATPRYVQYVTQVHTMLVLVRSGIGMALVPASAATLHPEGVVFRTIGAFRERPVELDAVWRGDSTNPALLRLLRDVLPQQEWTTDDLVEGVE; encoded by the coding sequence ATGTTCTCTCTCGCCCGGCTGCAGTGCTTCGTCGCCGTCGCCGAGGAACTGCACTTCGGCCGCGCGGCCGAACGACTGCACATGACGCAGCCGCCGCTGTCGCGTCAGGTCCAGCAGCTCGAGAGCGAACTCGGGGTGCAGCTCATCGACCGCACCACCCGCACGGTCACGCTGACCCCCGCGGGCACGGCGTTCCTGCCCGATGCGCGCCGGATCCTGCAACTGGCCGAGGGAGCCGCGCAGACCGTCAAGCGCATTCCCGCCGGGGACCTGGGCACCGTCGTCGTCGGCTTCACCGCGGCGTCGGCGCACGCCGTGCTCCCCCGGCTGCTGGAGCGGGCCCGCGACCGGTTGCCCGACGTGAAACTCGACCTCCGCGAGATGGTGACCGCCGCACAGATCGACGGGCTGATGACGGGCGAACTCGACCTGGGGATGGCGCGGCCACCGCTCAAGCGACCCGGTCTGGTGTCGCGGCCCCTGCTGCACGAGCAGTTGATCGCGGCGCTGCCCACGGGGCATCCGCTGGCCGATCTACCGCGGCAGTTGACGTTGACCGACCTCGACGGCCAGGACGTCATCATGTATTCGCCTGTGCAGGCACGCTATTTCAACGAGCTGCTCATCTCGACGTTCACCATCGCCGGGGCGACACCGCGGTATGTGCAGTACGTGACGCAGGTGCACACCATGCTGGTGCTGGTGCGGTCGGGCATCGGGATGGCGCTGGTGCCGGCGTCCGCGGCGACCCTGCACCCCGAAGGCGTGGTGTTCCGGACGATCGGCGCGTTCCGCGAGCGGCCTGTCGAGCTGGACGCGGTGTGGCGGGGGGACTCGACGAACCCCGCGCTGCTGCGGCTGCTGCGTGATGTGCTGCCGCAGCAGGAGTGGACGACCGACGACCTCGTCGAAGGCGTGGAGTAG
- a CDS encoding alkaline phosphatase D family protein has product MSVSRRTVLKGALGVSIFPLVGFTADVRRSPVRVDPFTLGVASGEPVPDGVVLWTRLAPDPLADDGLGGMPARPVAVEWEVAADDRFARVEQRGVVDASPESAHSVHVALTGLRPNAEYFYRFRASGFVSSTGRTRTAPAAGSMGALTMCVASCANYEHGWFTAYRRMAEEAPDLVVHLGDYSYEYATRPGAVRRHVGSETVTLANYRQRYAQYRTDPDLQAAHAAAPWLVVFDDHEVSNNWADRMPEEPQPDFPARRAAALQAYYENMPLRSAAQPRGADMQLYRRIEWGALATFHMLDTRQYRSDQACGDVYRSDCPERFDIARTLTGSAQEHWLINGFQQSRARWDIIGQQVFFSQLDLSPGPQRGVNPDAWDGYVANRDRLVAGMLNSPVRNAVVLTGDVHAHWAAEVRERADDPLSRTAATELVMTSITSGGDGSDTRADVDAILPQNPHIRYFSNRRGYLRARVTPDDLQADFRIVPYVSRPGAAVHTGATFTVPDRIPRLL; this is encoded by the coding sequence GTGTCGGTATCGCGCCGTACGGTCCTCAAGGGCGCCCTGGGCGTCTCGATCTTCCCCCTCGTCGGATTCACCGCCGATGTGCGCCGCAGCCCGGTGCGGGTCGACCCGTTCACCCTGGGGGTGGCCTCGGGCGAACCGGTCCCTGACGGCGTCGTGCTGTGGACGCGACTTGCGCCCGACCCCCTGGCCGACGACGGGCTCGGCGGCATGCCGGCCCGCCCGGTCGCCGTCGAATGGGAGGTCGCGGCCGACGACCGCTTCGCGCGCGTCGAGCAGCGCGGTGTGGTCGACGCTTCACCCGAGTCCGCACACAGCGTGCATGTCGCGCTGACGGGTCTGCGGCCGAATGCCGAGTACTTCTACCGTTTCCGCGCTTCGGGTTTCGTGTCGTCGACCGGCCGCACCCGCACCGCACCCGCGGCGGGGTCGATGGGTGCGTTGACGATGTGCGTGGCGTCCTGCGCGAACTACGAGCACGGCTGGTTCACCGCGTACCGGCGCATGGCCGAGGAGGCGCCGGATCTCGTTGTGCACCTGGGTGATTACTCCTACGAGTACGCCACACGTCCGGGGGCGGTGCGCCGGCACGTCGGTTCCGAGACCGTCACGCTGGCGAATTACCGGCAGCGCTATGCCCAGTACCGGACCGATCCCGATCTGCAGGCTGCGCACGCCGCCGCGCCGTGGCTGGTGGTCTTCGACGATCACGAGGTGTCGAACAACTGGGCCGACCGCATGCCCGAGGAGCCCCAGCCCGACTTCCCGGCGCGACGGGCCGCGGCACTGCAGGCCTACTACGAGAACATGCCGCTGCGGTCGGCCGCGCAGCCGCGCGGCGCCGACATGCAGCTGTACCGACGCATCGAGTGGGGTGCGTTAGCCACCTTCCACATGCTCGACACCCGCCAGTACCGCTCCGACCAGGCGTGCGGCGACGTGTACCGCAGCGACTGCCCCGAGCGGTTCGACATCGCCCGCACGCTGACCGGGTCCGCCCAGGAACACTGGCTGATCAACGGTTTTCAGCAGTCGCGTGCCCGCTGGGACATCATCGGCCAGCAGGTGTTCTTCTCGCAGCTCGACCTGTCGCCCGGCCCGCAGCGGGGCGTCAACCCCGACGCCTGGGACGGCTACGTCGCCAACCGGGACCGCCTTGTCGCCGGCATGCTGAACTCGCCGGTGCGCAACGCGGTGGTGCTCACCGGCGATGTGCACGCGCACTGGGCCGCCGAGGTGCGCGAGCGCGCGGACGATCCGCTGTCACGCACGGCGGCAACGGAATTGGTGATGACCTCGATCACGTCGGGGGGTGACGGCTCCGACACCCGCGCGGATGTCGACGCGATCCTGCCCCAGAACCCGCACATCCGGTACTTCTCCAACCGCCGCGGCTACCTCCGCGCCCGGGTGACCCCTGACGACCTGCAGGCCGACTTCCGCATCGTGCCCTATGTGTCGCGGCCCGGCGCCGCGGTGCACACCGGTGCGACGTTCACCGTCCCCGACCGGATCCCTCGCCTCCTGTGA
- a CDS encoding 2-hydroxyacid dehydrogenase codes for MSTSGSVLQVGPLKPSLAKTLADDYAARTLPESSAERAAFLAEHGADVTAVVTSGRTGVDAGLIAALPNLGAVINFGVGYDTTDVEAAAARGVGVSNTPDVLTDCVADTAVGLLIDTLRQFSASDRYVRAGRWPVDGSYPLTRQVSNTRVGIIGLGRIGSAIAHRLTAFGCTISYHNRHQVPDAPYAYAASPVDLAGGVDVLVVAAAGGDGTRGLVSAAVLDAIGPQGYLVNIARGSVVDQEALVSALVNGRLAGAGLDVFADEPKVPEELFALDNVVLLPHVASGTVQTRAAMEALTLRNLDSFLATGALVTPV; via the coding sequence ATGAGCACTTCCGGTTCGGTTCTCCAGGTCGGTCCCCTCAAGCCCTCGCTGGCGAAGACGCTGGCCGATGACTACGCGGCCAGGACGCTGCCGGAGTCTTCGGCGGAGCGCGCGGCGTTCCTGGCCGAGCACGGCGCGGACGTCACGGCCGTCGTCACCTCGGGGCGCACCGGCGTCGATGCGGGGCTGATCGCGGCGCTGCCGAACCTCGGTGCCGTGATCAACTTCGGCGTCGGCTACGACACCACCGACGTCGAGGCCGCCGCGGCCCGGGGCGTCGGCGTCAGCAACACCCCCGACGTGCTGACCGACTGTGTCGCCGACACCGCGGTGGGGTTGTTGATCGACACGCTGCGGCAGTTCTCGGCGTCGGACCGGTACGTGCGTGCCGGCCGCTGGCCCGTCGACGGCAGCTACCCGCTGACCCGCCAGGTGAGCAACACCCGCGTCGGCATCATCGGCCTGGGCCGCATCGGCTCGGCGATAGCCCACCGGCTCACCGCTTTCGGCTGCACCATCAGCTACCACAACCGCCACCAGGTGCCGGATGCGCCGTACGCGTATGCCGCGTCGCCCGTCGACCTCGCCGGTGGGGTCGACGTGCTGGTGGTGGCCGCGGCAGGCGGTGACGGGACCCGCGGACTGGTGAGCGCCGCGGTGCTCGACGCGATCGGCCCGCAGGGATACCTGGTCAATATCGCCCGCGGCAGCGTGGTCGATCAGGAAGCGCTGGTGTCGGCGCTCGTGAACGGCCGGCTCGCCGGGGCGGGACTGGACGTGTTCGCCGACGAGCCGAAGGTGCCCGAGGAATTGTTCGCGTTGGACAACGTCGTGTTGCTGCCGCACGTGGCCAGCGGGACGGTGCAGACGCGGGCGGCGATGGAGGCGTTGACGCTGCGCAACCTGGACAGCTTCCTCGCCACGGGCGCACTCGTCACCCCCGTCTGA
- a CDS encoding ABC transporter substrate-binding protein has product MKPAALVALAMTAVTVTAGGCSVANSGGGGYDPDTLRIVLQQEPPTLEPCESSLTSTGIVVRSNITEPLLERDATTGDLTPLLATAWSQTGPTQWTFHLRDGVTFSDGAPFTAEDAAFSIDRAVNSDLQCNVDGYVFGDEKLSLQTPNPSTVVVGTTTPDPILPLRISFVEMVPRTTSTTEKVREPIGTGPYAIAKWEYGQKLTLARNPGYWGTPPAFAKAEYRWRSEGSVRAAMIINDEADIATGLGPEDGAGDRGVPFQNNETTALRMQATEPPLNDIRVRQAINYAVNRTGIVKALFRGLGQPAAQLIPSGVVGYNDQLQLWPHDTDKAKQLIAEAKADGVPVDTQIRLIGRTAQFPNISETIEVLQAEFTEIGLNVKIEMMDTANQLEYQLRPFPPKTGPYLLMIMHGNQAGDAAFTMDQYMLSDGPQSAYGTAEFDAKIRAAEALTGQARQDAFAELFAEEPQEIMQMAYIAHMKGILGKSPRIDYTPDPATGDEMRLAAMTPAADDRTDQS; this is encoded by the coding sequence ATGAAACCCGCAGCCCTCGTCGCGCTCGCCATGACGGCGGTCACCGTCACGGCCGGCGGCTGCTCGGTCGCCAACTCCGGCGGGGGCGGCTATGACCCCGACACGCTGCGCATCGTGCTCCAACAGGAGCCGCCGACACTCGAACCGTGCGAGAGCTCGCTGACCTCGACGGGCATCGTGGTCCGCTCCAACATCACCGAGCCACTGCTCGAGCGCGACGCCACCACCGGTGACCTCACCCCCCTGCTCGCCACCGCGTGGTCGCAGACCGGCCCGACGCAGTGGACGTTCCACCTGCGCGACGGCGTGACGTTCTCCGACGGGGCGCCGTTCACCGCCGAGGACGCGGCGTTCTCCATCGACCGCGCGGTGAACTCGGACCTGCAGTGCAACGTCGACGGTTACGTGTTCGGCGACGAGAAGCTCAGCCTGCAGACCCCGAACCCGAGCACCGTGGTGGTCGGCACGACGACGCCGGATCCGATTCTGCCGCTGCGGATCTCCTTCGTCGAGATGGTGCCGCGCACCACCAGCACCACCGAGAAGGTGCGCGAGCCGATCGGCACCGGCCCCTACGCGATCGCGAAATGGGAGTATGGCCAGAAGCTGACGCTCGCCCGCAACCCGGGCTACTGGGGCACCCCGCCCGCCTTCGCCAAGGCCGAATACCGCTGGCGCAGCGAGGGAAGCGTGCGCGCGGCGATGATCATCAACGACGAAGCCGACATCGCCACCGGCCTCGGCCCCGAGGACGGGGCCGGCGACCGGGGTGTGCCGTTCCAGAACAACGAGACCACCGCCCTGCGCATGCAGGCCACCGAGCCGCCCCTGAACGACATCCGGGTACGTCAGGCCATCAACTACGCCGTCAACCGCACCGGCATCGTCAAGGCACTGTTCCGCGGTCTCGGTCAGCCGGCCGCGCAGCTCATCCCGTCCGGCGTCGTCGGCTACAACGATCAGCTGCAGCTGTGGCCGCACGACACCGACAAGGCCAAGCAGCTGATCGCCGAAGCCAAGGCCGACGGTGTGCCCGTCGACACCCAGATCCGGTTGATCGGACGTACCGCGCAGTTCCCGAACATCAGCGAGACCATCGAGGTGCTCCAGGCCGAGTTCACCGAGATCGGGCTGAACGTCAAGATCGAGATGATGGACACCGCCAACCAGCTCGAATACCAGCTGCGGCCGTTCCCCCCGAAGACCGGGCCCTACCTGCTGATGATCATGCACGGAAACCAGGCCGGCGACGCCGCGTTCACCATGGACCAGTACATGCTCTCCGACGGTCCGCAAAGTGCATACGGCACAGCGGAATTCGACGCCAAGATCCGGGCGGCCGAAGCGCTCACCGGGCAGGCCCGCCAGGACGCGTTCGCCGAGCTGTTCGCCGAGGAACCCCAGGAGATCATGCAGATGGCCTACATCGCCCACATGAAGGGCATCCTCGGCAAGTCGCCGCGCATCGACTACACACCCGACCCGGCGACCGGCGACGAGATGCGGCTGGCCGCGATGACCCCCGCCGCAGACGACCGCACCGATCAGTCCTGA
- a CDS encoding ABC transporter permease: MFSFVRRRMYSSALPLIIVLLGVFLLARLTGDPTNLYLPESATADQRAEFAAANGFNDPLITQLIDYFKGVVHLDFGTSLRTGESAADMALRAFPATLQLAITTMLLAMVGAVVIGCWAAYRPNSLADRFSSLLSMTAASIPDFWFAITGVWLFAVLLGWLPTSGVDDGMLSWILPIATLMIRPLGVLTQVVRGAMVSALSAPYVRLARSKGASDFRVVSHHALRNAAAPALTVAGDLAVGLINGAVVVEAIFGWPGIGKLMIDAILQRDFAVLQAAVLLTAVSIFLLNILIDACYALLDARVREPAKV; encoded by the coding sequence ATGTTCTCCTTCGTCCGGCGCCGGATGTACTCCAGCGCACTGCCGTTGATCATCGTGCTGCTCGGTGTGTTCCTGCTCGCCCGGCTCACCGGTGACCCCACCAACCTGTACCTGCCGGAGTCGGCGACCGCCGACCAGCGCGCCGAATTCGCCGCGGCCAACGGGTTCAACGATCCGCTGATCACGCAGTTGATCGACTACTTCAAGGGCGTGGTCCACCTCGACTTCGGCACCTCGCTGCGCACCGGGGAGTCCGCAGCGGACATGGCGCTGCGCGCCTTCCCTGCCACCCTGCAGCTCGCGATCACCACGATGCTGCTGGCCATGGTCGGCGCGGTCGTCATCGGCTGCTGGGCGGCGTACCGGCCCAACTCGCTCGCCGACCGGTTCTCGAGCCTGCTGTCGATGACCGCGGCCTCGATCCCCGACTTCTGGTTCGCCATCACCGGTGTCTGGCTGTTCGCCGTGCTGCTCGGCTGGTTACCCACCTCCGGCGTCGACGACGGGATGCTGAGCTGGATCCTGCCGATCGCGACGCTGATGATCCGGCCGCTCGGCGTGCTGACCCAGGTGGTGCGCGGCGCCATGGTCTCCGCGCTGTCGGCGCCCTACGTCCGGCTGGCACGCAGCAAGGGCGCCAGCGACTTCCGCGTCGTCAGCCACCATGCCCTGCGCAACGCCGCCGCACCCGCACTCACCGTCGCCGGCGACCTCGCGGTCGGCCTGATCAACGGCGCCGTGGTGGTCGAGGCCATCTTCGGCTGGCCCGGCATCGGCAAGCTGATGATCGACGCGATCCTGCAGCGGGACTTCGCGGTCCTGCAGGCCGCGGTGCTGCTCACCGCGGTGAGCATCTTCCTGCTCAACATCCTCATCGACGCCTGCTACGCGTTGCTCGACGCGCGGGTGCGGGAACCGGCCAAGGTCTAA
- a CDS encoding ABC transporter permease, with protein MTQIDLIPVKPTTAIVGEDDTETSRKRGGSLWFRLLANDRVAFAAACVLGLVFLTALLGPVLVGDLATRIDLDNSNQAPFTLGHGWANVLGTDPLGRSMLARLIVACRTTLSVALPAVVISAIVGSAIGMWAGYYRGWRETVAMRVADVIMSFPSLLLAVVVLYVFSPSAANIVLVLAITRIPVYLRTARAESAELQSRVFVDAARTFGASATSIIGRHVLPIVLPTLLTVATLDFCYVMLAESSLSFLGIGIQPPDVSWGLMVSQGRTYLHSAWWLSFFPGLAIVITTVSATILAAWARIATDPGQRWRLTVPQKRLSAFTKTGKRL; from the coding sequence ATGACTCAGATCGATCTGATCCCGGTCAAGCCAACGACCGCCATCGTCGGCGAGGACGACACCGAGACGTCCCGCAAACGCGGCGGATCCCTGTGGTTCCGGCTGCTCGCCAACGACCGGGTGGCGTTCGCCGCCGCCTGCGTGCTGGGCCTGGTGTTCCTCACCGCGCTGCTCGGTCCGGTCCTGGTCGGCGACCTCGCGACCCGCATCGACCTGGACAACTCCAACCAGGCGCCGTTCACCCTCGGCCACGGCTGGGCCAACGTGCTGGGCACCGACCCGTTGGGCCGCAGCATGCTCGCCCGCCTGATCGTCGCCTGCCGCACCACACTGTCGGTCGCGCTGCCCGCCGTGGTGATCTCCGCGATCGTCGGGTCGGCGATCGGCATGTGGGCCGGCTACTACCGCGGCTGGCGCGAGACCGTCGCGATGCGCGTCGCCGACGTGATCATGAGCTTCCCGTCGCTGTTGCTCGCCGTCGTCGTCCTCTACGTCTTCTCCCCCAGCGCGGCGAACATCGTTCTGGTGCTCGCGATCACCCGCATCCCGGTATACCTGCGCACCGCCCGCGCCGAATCCGCCGAACTGCAGAGCCGGGTGTTCGTCGACGCCGCCCGCACCTTCGGGGCGAGCGCCACCTCGATCATCGGCAGACACGTGCTGCCGATCGTGCTCCCGACGCTGCTGACCGTCGCAACACTCGACTTCTGCTACGTCATGCTCGCGGAGAGCTCACTGAGCTTCCTGGGCATCGGCATTCAGCCGCCGGACGTCAGCTGGGGCCTGATGGTCTCGCAGGGACGCACCTACCTGCACAGCGCGTGGTGGCTGTCGTTCTTCCCCGGCCTGGCGATCGTGATCACCACCGTCTCGGCGACGATCCTCGCCGCGTGGGCACGCATCGCCACCGACCCGGGCCAGCGGTGGCGCCTCACCGTCCCGCAGAAGCGGTTGTCCGCTTTCACCAAGACCGGAAAGCGCCTCTGA
- a CDS encoding ABC transporter ATP-binding protein, whose product MTALADHDLHDRHDDATPVLEVDGLSVEVRTITGTLRAVNEVSFGARRGETLALLGESGCGKSMTATALVGLLEPVADIVGGSARLGDVDLLSADRRKRREMAGTELAIVFQDALTALNPLYTVGTQLAEPFRIHRGLSAKEAKRKAVELMARVGIPQPETRLNSYPHQFSGGMRQRLLIAMAVALNPSVLIADEPTTALDVTVQAQIMALLKDLRAEYDMAVVLITHDLALVAEEADRVAVMYAGNIVETGTVDEVFANPRHPYTKGLLDSVPVNARRGDTLKSIGGSPPDLHAIPDGCVYQARCPLAQEICSTTRPALSGADRKAACHFPEEVTHV is encoded by the coding sequence ATGACCGCACTCGCCGATCACGACCTGCACGACCGGCACGACGATGCCACCCCCGTCCTCGAGGTTGACGGGCTGTCCGTCGAGGTCCGCACGATCACGGGGACGTTGCGCGCGGTCAACGAGGTGTCCTTCGGCGCACGGCGCGGCGAAACGCTGGCGCTGCTGGGCGAATCGGGCTGCGGCAAGTCGATGACCGCGACCGCGCTCGTCGGACTCCTCGAACCCGTTGCCGACATCGTCGGCGGATCAGCCCGACTGGGAGACGTCGATCTGCTCAGCGCCGACCGGAGGAAGCGTCGCGAGATGGCAGGCACCGAACTGGCGATCGTCTTCCAGGACGCGCTGACCGCGTTGAACCCGCTCTACACCGTGGGAACCCAACTGGCCGAGCCGTTTCGGATCCATCGGGGACTGTCGGCCAAGGAGGCCAAGCGCAAGGCCGTCGAGTTGATGGCCCGCGTCGGCATCCCGCAACCCGAGACGCGGCTGAACTCCTACCCGCACCAATTCTCCGGCGGAATGCGCCAGCGTCTGCTGATCGCGATGGCCGTCGCGCTGAACCCCAGCGTGCTGATCGCCGACGAACCGACCACGGCCCTCGACGTCACCGTCCAGGCGCAGATCATGGCGCTGCTGAAGGACCTGCGCGCCGAATACGACATGGCCGTCGTGCTGATCACCCACGACCTGGCCCTGGTCGCCGAGGAGGCCGACCGGGTCGCGGTGATGTATGCCGGCAACATCGTCGAAACCGGCACGGTGGACGAGGTTTTCGCGAATCCCCGGCATCCCTACACCAAGGGGCTGCTCGATTCGGTGCCGGTCAACGCGCGGCGCGGGGACACCCTGAAGTCGATCGGCGGTTCACCACCCGACCTGCACGCCATCCCCGACGGCTGCGTGTACCAGGCGCGCTGCCCACTCGCGCAGGAGATCTGCTCGACGACACGGCCCGCACTGAGCGGCGCCGACCGCAAGGCAGCCTGCCACTTCCCGGAAGAGGTCACCCATGTCTGA
- a CDS encoding ABC transporter ATP-binding protein, with translation MSDQTTARPLLEVRDVRKSFRVPHAGKNTLCALDGITLDLRRGETLGLVGESGCGKSTLARTLMMLERPDEGTVRFDGVDPFGLKGAELLAFRRRVQMVFQDPYASLNSRMSAAEIIAEPWRSHKGVVKNRQDRDMRVRGLLDLVGLGAKAATKYPQEFSGGQRQRIGIARALALNPDVIICDEPVSALDLSVQAQVLNLLNDLQEQLGISYIFISHDLSVVRHVADRVAVMYLGRIIENGPTEAVYERSNHPYTAALMSAAPTLDGEQRGRRILLKGEVPSPINPPSGCRFRTRCWKATDVCATTAPPVAADAETPGHAAECHHPLLLEGSGRETVPA, from the coding sequence ATGTCTGATCAGACGACCGCACGTCCGCTGCTCGAGGTCCGCGACGTCCGCAAGTCGTTCCGCGTGCCGCACGCCGGCAAGAACACACTCTGCGCGCTCGACGGCATCACCCTCGACCTGCGGCGCGGTGAGACGCTCGGCCTGGTCGGCGAATCCGGATGCGGGAAGTCCACGCTGGCGCGAACCCTGATGATGCTGGAGCGTCCCGACGAGGGCACCGTGCGGTTCGACGGGGTCGACCCGTTCGGACTCAAGGGCGCCGAACTGCTGGCGTTCCGCCGCCGCGTGCAGATGGTGTTCCAGGACCCCTACGCCTCACTGAACTCCCGCATGTCGGCCGCCGAGATCATCGCCGAGCCGTGGCGCAGCCACAAGGGCGTGGTGAAGAACCGCCAGGACCGCGATATGCGCGTGCGCGGCCTGCTCGACCTGGTGGGCCTGGGCGCCAAAGCGGCCACCAAGTATCCGCAGGAGTTCTCCGGCGGGCAGCGACAACGCATCGGGATCGCTCGCGCGCTCGCATTGAACCCCGACGTGATCATCTGCGACGAACCGGTGTCCGCGCTCGACCTCTCGGTCCAGGCGCAAGTGCTCAACCTGCTCAACGATCTTCAGGAGCAGCTCGGCATCAGCTACATCTTCATCTCCCACGACCTGTCGGTGGTGCGCCACGTCGCCGACCGCGTCGCGGTGATGTACCTGGGCCGGATCATCGAGAACGGCCCCACCGAAGCGGTGTACGAACGGTCGAACCATCCCTACACCGCCGCCCTCATGTCGGCGGCCCCCACCCTCGACGGGGAGCAGCGCGGCCGGCGGATCCTGCTCAAAGGTGAGGTGCCGTCACCGATCAACCCGCCCTCGGGATGCCGGTTCCGCACCCGGTGCTGGAAGGCCACCGACGTCTGCGCGACGACGGCGCCGCCGGTGGCCGCCGACGCCGAGACCCCGGGCCACGCCGCCGAGTGCCACCATCCGCTGCTGCTCGAAGGGAGTGGCCGTGAGACCGTGCCGGCATGA
- a CDS encoding sulfite exporter TauE/SafE family protein: MSVTGYCVLAVAVLLASALQASIGFGMGMFAAPIVALVEPSLIPGTLIMVATLVTLIVVVRERQAIDLSGTGWALVGRVPGTIAGALLLAALPHRALSLLLAAVVLGGVVLTSSGWIPAARRRNVVLAGATSGLLGTATSIGGPPMALVWQRNSGPRLRGTMGGFFLVGSVISLIVLSVTGAVDQHTWWGFAVLVPAALAGYLLSTVVNRHLNPGRLRWLAIGVSAAGAVLLIGRELVAL, from the coding sequence ATGAGCGTCACGGGGTATTGCGTTCTGGCGGTTGCGGTGCTGCTCGCGTCGGCGCTGCAGGCATCGATCGGATTCGGGATGGGCATGTTCGCCGCGCCGATCGTCGCGCTGGTGGAGCCGTCGCTGATCCCCGGCACACTGATCATGGTGGCGACACTGGTGACGCTGATCGTGGTGGTCCGCGAACGCCAGGCGATCGACCTGTCGGGCACCGGGTGGGCACTCGTCGGCAGGGTGCCGGGCACGATCGCCGGTGCGCTGCTGCTGGCCGCGTTGCCGCACCGGGCATTGTCCCTCCTTCTCGCCGCGGTGGTGCTCGGCGGAGTGGTGCTCACCAGCAGCGGATGGATCCCGGCGGCGCGACGCCGCAACGTGGTGCTGGCCGGCGCCACCTCCGGGCTGCTGGGGACGGCGACGTCCATCGGCGGTCCACCGATGGCGCTTGTCTGGCAACGCAATTCGGGTCCCCGGCTGCGGGGCACCATGGGCGGGTTCTTCCTCGTCGGATCGGTGATCTCGCTGATCGTGCTGTCGGTGACCGGCGCCGTCGACCAACACACCTGGTGGGGTTTCGCGGTGCTGGTCCCCGCGGCCCTGGCCGGCTACCTGCTGTCCACGGTGGTCAATCGGCATCTGAACCCGGGCCGGCTGCGCTGGCTGGCGATCGGCGTGTCGGCCGCGGGTGCGGTGCTGCTCATCGGTCGCGAACTCGTGGCGTTGTGA
- a CDS encoding IclR family transcriptional regulator: protein MTEDIPVRKVKSAVRTVELLEYLAARHDEPARLREISDALEMPRSSAHALLRTLVSQGWVRSDPTGTLYGIGIRALLVGTSYLDSDPYLPLIVPFLEDLRAALDETFHLGRLDGTDIVYLATRESQQYTRTASRVGRRLPAYATSLGKSLLAERFGVDRDRHVPSALTPLTPKTITDRGALDRGLDEVRLRGYACDDEENTAGLRCFAVPLRYCRPAQDAISASVPVDRLDAQREREIVDALRTMGDKVSRVVRPLANGDKWFAS from the coding sequence GTGACAGAGGACATCCCGGTCCGGAAGGTCAAGTCGGCGGTCCGCACCGTCGAGCTGCTCGAATACCTCGCCGCCCGACATGACGAGCCGGCCCGGCTGCGCGAGATCAGCGATGCGCTCGAGATGCCGCGCAGCAGCGCCCATGCGCTGCTGCGGACGCTCGTCAGCCAGGGGTGGGTGCGATCGGATCCCACCGGCACGCTGTACGGCATCGGCATCCGCGCGCTGCTGGTCGGCACCAGTTACCTCGACAGCGATCCGTACCTGCCGCTGATCGTCCCGTTCCTCGAGGACCTGCGGGCCGCACTGGACGAGACGTTCCATCTCGGCCGGCTCGACGGAACCGACATCGTCTACCTGGCCACCCGGGAGTCGCAGCAGTACACCAGGACTGCGAGCCGGGTGGGCAGACGGCTGCCCGCGTACGCGACCTCGCTGGGCAAGTCCCTGCTGGCAGAACGATTTGGTGTCGACCGTGACCGGCACGTACCGTCCGCGCTGACGCCGCTGACCCCGAAGACGATCACCGACCGCGGTGCGCTCGACCGCGGACTCGACGAGGTCCGCCTGCGCGGATACGCCTGCGACGACGAGGAGAACACCGCGGGGCTGCGGTGCTTCGCGGTACCGCTGCGCTACTGCCGGCCCGCGCAGGACGCGATCAGCGCGTCGGTACCGGTGGACCGGCTCGACGCGCAGCGGGAACGGGAGATCGTCGACGCCCTGCGGACCATGGGGGACAAGGTGTCCCGGGTGGTCCGTCCGCTCGCCAACGGCGACAAGTGGTTCGCGTCATGA